The following coding sequences lie in one Arachis stenosperma cultivar V10309 chromosome 5, arast.V10309.gnm1.PFL2, whole genome shotgun sequence genomic window:
- the LOC130983197 gene encoding protein MITOFERRINLIKE 1, chloroplastic-like, translating into MEARISSSLGLPSPNPNPHRHPTDFPSILNHFAATATNPPFASTTATATYPTAHSPQWIRPTSKPAPKPQTLLKNLTVVERALIGAAGGGIAGAFTYVCLHPLDTIKTKMQTKGASQIYKNALDAVVKTFQQNGILGFYSGVSAVIVGSTASSAVYFGTCEFGKSFLSKIEGFPSVLIPPSAGAMGNIMSSAIMVPKELITQRMQAGAKGRSWQVLAKILEKDGFLGLYAGYSATLLRNLPAGVLSYSSFEYLKAAVLNTTKMSHLEPVQSVLCGALAGAISASITTPLDVVKTRLMTQVHGDAVNKAAAVVYGGVSATVKQILKEEGWVGLTRGMGPRVLHSACFSALGYFAFETARLTILQQYLRQKELSEVPASPS; encoded by the coding sequence ATGGAGGCCAGGATCTCATCCTCTCTTGGCCTCCCTTCTCCCAATCCCAATCCCCACCGCCATCCCACTGATTTCCCCTCCATCCTAAATCACTTCGCCGCCACCGCTACAAACCCTCCTTTCGCTTCTACCACCGCCACTGCCACATACCCCACCGCTCACAGCCCCCAATGGATCCGGCCCACTTCAAAGCCCGCCCCAAAGCCCCAAACTTTGCTCAAAAACCTCACCGTCGTCGAGCGTGCACTAATCGGCGCAGCCGGTGGTGGAATCGCCGGCGCCTTCACCTACGTCTGCCTCCACCCTCTCGACACAATCAAGACCAAGATGCAGACCAAAGGAGCATCCCAAATTTACAAGAATGCCCTTGACGCGGTCGTGAAGACCTTCCAGCAAAATGGTATTCTCGGATTCTACAGTGGCGTATCTGCGGTTATTGTTGGATCCACCGCTTCTTCTGCAGTGTATTTCGGAACCTGCGAGTTCGGTAAGTCatttctatccaaaattgaagGGTTCCCTTCTGTGTTGATTCCACCGAGTGCTGGTGCAATGGGGAATATTATGTCTTCTGCTATAATGGTACCTAAGGAATTGATTACTCAGAGAATGCAAGCTGGTGCAAAGGGAAGATCTTGGCAGGTTTTGGCGAAGATTTTAGAAAAGGATGGGTTTTTAGGGTTATATGCTGGTTACTCTGCTACATTGCTGAGGAATTTACCTGCTGGGGTTTTGAGTTATTCATCATTTGAGTACTTGAAAGCTGCGGTGTTGAACACTACTAAGATGTCTCACTTGGAACCTGTTCAGAGTGTGCTTTGTGGCGCACTTGCCGGCGCAATTTCGGCTTCTATAACCACTCCTTTGGATGTGGTGAAGACAAGGCTGATGACTCAGGTACATGGAGATGCTGTGAACAAGGCTGCTGCTGTTGTGTACGGCGGGGTTTCGGCGACGGTGAAGCAGATATTAAAGGAGGAAGGGTGGGTTGGACTTACCCGTGGAATGGGGCCTAGAGTTCTTCATAGTGCTTGCTTTTCGGCATTGGGTTACTTTGCATTTGAAACTGCTAGGCTCACTATACTGCAACAATA
- the LOC130982802 gene encoding receptor-like protein EIX2 isoform X2 has product MKTGLIHGEVTCIENERQALLRFKQGIDDPWDMLSTWRDNDCCKWQRITCSNQTAHVLRLYLRGSNSHYLSGQPNISTLIDLQNLQHLDLSSNSFLDSNISEHIGLLTKLRHLNLSYFEFHGSIPYQLGKLTHLQYLDLSYNYVDGVIPYQLKHLRQLQYLSLRGYLELSGAIPFQSGDLLLLHTLKLGGDFDLETKGAEWVSNLSFLNTPDLTSMSLGNSHKWLQMIRKHIPNLTELRLSDCSLSDNDVQLLFHIHSNYSSTTPLTILDFSYNMLTSSTFQLLSNLSFNLRELYLSSNNIVLSQSHYPNFPSLVSLDLSYNNLTSLVFQGNFNFGSNLEMLDLSNCSLTDTSFLVSTTSIVNSSSSLVSLNLNFNLLTSSNIFHWIFNFTANLHTLSVGYNLLEGPAPLGFDKAMKSLEYLYLSDNNLQGEIPHFFGNICTLQSLFLSYNNLSGDFSRFIQNSSWCNRHIFQELYLSYNQITGVIPKSIRVFSELEYLSLEGNSLKGEITESHLTSFSKLKKLVLSYNSLSLKFVPRWIPPFQLISLSLASCKLGPNFPSWLHTQNHLDYLDISDAGIHGSVPEWFWYKFQVVGYYLNMSHNNFLGAIPSLPPRLSVPGAYIDLSSNQFEGTIPSFLQHASWLILSENKFSDVSSLLCDNSTTATSSLVSLDLTNNQINGQLPDCWGSVNTLLFLDLSNNNLSGKIPPSMGSLNKLEALVLRNNSLMGELPSSLKNCTNLFVLDVAKNLLSGPIPFWIGDNLQQLILLSMSENHFSGNLSMNLCHLEHIQVLDLSRNKLSDGIPTCIKNFTAISKRRINITQVWSRTHFYGSGSLGQYIVNITLIWKGVENWFKDPEFSLKAIDLSGNHLTGEIPKEIGYLVGLNELNLSRNNLKGEIPSEIGNLTSLDSLDLSRNDLCGRIPSSLSQIDGIGVLDLSYNNLSGRIPSGGHMDTFGASFFEGNPNLCGEQLNKTCPEDMTPTKPQEPTTHDDADDNSDFYEALYMSLGFGFFIGFWGLLGPLLFWRCWRIAYLRFLNKVADYIYVMVALNMRRFHN; this is encoded by the exons ATGAAGACAG GATTAATCCATGGGGAAGTCACATGCATAGAGAATGAGAGGCAAGCACTCCTCCGCTTCAAACAAGGCATAGATGATCCCTGGGACATGCTGTCAACATGGAGGGACAATGATTGTTGCAAATGGCAGCGAATTACATGCAGCAACCAAACTGCTCATGTACTCCGCCTTTATCTCCGTGGATCAAATTCACATTATTTATCTGGTCAACCCAATATCTCCACCTTGATTGACTTGCAAAATCTTCAACATTTAGATCTCAGTTCCAATAGTTTTCTTGATAGTAATATCTCAGAACACATTGGCTTGTTGACCAAGCTTCGACATCTCAATCTGTCAtatttcgagtttcatgggagTATTCCTTATCAACTAGGCAAGCTTACACATTTACAGTATTTGGATCTCAGCTACAACTATGTTGATGGAGTTATCCCATATCAACTCAAACACTTGAGACAACTACAATATCTCAGTCTTCGAGGGTATCTTGAACTTTCAGGAGCAATCCCTTTTCAAAGTGGTGATCTTCTATTGCTGCACACTCTCAAGCTCGGTGGTGACTTTGATCTTGAAACTAAAGGTGCAGAATGGGTGTCTAATCTCTCCTTTTTAAATACTCCTGACCTCACGTCAATGAGTCTTGGCAACTCCCACAAGTGGCTTCAAATGATTCGTAAGCATATTCCAAACTTAACAGAGCTGAGGTTGTCGGATTGTAGTCTTTCTGATAATGATGTTCAACTTTTGTTTCATATTCATTCTAACTATTCTTCCACTACTCCCCTTACCATCCTTGATTTCTCTTATAATATGTTGACATCATCCACATTTCAGTTGTTGTCCAACCTCAGCTTTAACCTTCGGGAGCTTTATCTTTCATCTAATAATATTGTTTTGTCACAATCTCATTACCCAAACTTTCCTTCTCTAGTGAGCCTTGACCTTTCTTATAATAATCTCACTTCATTAGTGTTTCAAGGAAATTTCAACTTCGGCTCCAACCTTGAAATGCTTGATTTGTCAAATTGCAGTCTTACGGATACAAGTTTTCTCGTGTCAACTACTTCCATTGTgaattcttcatcttctcttgtTAGCCTTAATCTCAACTTTAACCTGTTGACATCATCAAACATATTTCACTGGATCTTCAACTTCACAGCCAATCTTCACACCCTTTCTGTTGGTTACAACTTGTTAGAAGGTCCTGCTCCACTAGGTTTTGACAAAGCAATGAAATCTCTTGAATATCTCTATCTCTCTGATAACAATCTGCAAGGAGAGATTCCCCATTTCTTTGGAAACATTTGCACACTACAATCACTCTTCTTGTCATATAACAACTTGAGTGGGGACTTTTCAAGATTCATTCAAAATTCATCATGGTGCAACAGACACATATTTCAGGAGCTATACTTGTCTTACAATCAAATCACTGGCGTGATACCTAAAAGCATCAGAGTGTTTTCTGAGTTGGAATATCTGTCCCTAGAAGGGAATTCTTTGAAGGGTGAAATTACTGAATCACATCTCACAAGCTtttccaaattaaaaaaattggtgttgTCTTACAACTCATTATCTCTAAAGTTTGTCCCCAGATGGATTCCTCCTTTTCAGTTAATATCTTTGAGTCTAGCATCTTGCAAGTTGGGTCCTAACTTTCCAAGTTGGCTACACACTCAAAATCACTTAGATTATCTGGATATTTCTGATGCGGGGATTCATGGGTCTGTACCAGAGTGGTTTTGGTATAAGTTCCAAGTGGTAGGATATTATTTGAATATGTCCCACAACAATTTTCTAGGTGCTATTCCAAGTTTACCACCAAGGTTATCCGTCCCCGGAGCATATATAGATTTGAGTTCAAATCAATTTGAGGGTACAATTCCATCGTTTTTGCAGCATGCATCGTGGTTGATTCTCTctgaaaataaattttcagaTGTGTCATCACTGTTGTGTGACAACAGCACTACTGCTACAAGCTCGCTCGTCAGTCTAGATTTAACAAACAATCAAATAAATGGACAACTTCCAGATTGTTGGGGATCTGTAAACACATTATTGTTTCTTGATCTAAGCAATAATAATTTGTCAGGGAAGATCCCACCATCCATGGGCTCCCTTAACAAATTGGAAGCTTTGGTCTTAAGAAACAATAGCTTGATGGGAGAACTACCTTCAAGTCTTAAGAATTGCACCAATTTATTTGTGTTGGACGTGGCAAAAAATTTGTTGTCTGGGCCAATTCCCTTTTGGATTGGTGACAACCTTCAACAATTGATTCTCTTGAGCATGTCAGAAAATCACTTCTCTGGAAATCTTTCTATGAATCTCTGTCACTTAGAGCACATACAAGTGCTGGATCTTTCCAGAAACAAACTATCAGATGGAATTCCAACCTGCATCAAGAATTTCACTGCAATATCCAAAAGGAGGATTAACATAACTCAAGTTTGGAGTCGTACTCACTTTTACGGATCTGGTAGTCTTGGTCAGTACATTGTTAACATAACTTTAATCTGGAAAGGTGTGGAAAACTGGTTCAAGGATCCAGAGTTTAGTCTTAAGGCCATTGATCTCTCTGGTAATCATTTAACCGGTGAAATTCCAAAAGAGATTGGATATTTGGTCGGATTAAATGAACTGAATTTATCAAGAAATAATCTAAAAGGAGAGATTCCTTCAGAAATTGGAAATCTAACTTCTCTGGATTCCCTTGACCTATCAAGAAATGATTTGTGTGGTAGAATTCCTTCAAGTCTGTCCCAAATTGATGGGATTGGTGTGTTAGACTTGTCATACAACAATCTTTCTGGAAGAATCCCATCAGGAGGACACATGGATACCTTTGGAGCCTCTTTCTTTGAAGGAAATCCTAATCTGTGTGGTGAGCAACTCAACAAAACTTGTCCAGAAGACATGACACCAACAAAGCCACAAGAACCAACAACACATGATGATGCAGATGACAATTCAGATTTTTATGAAGCATTATACATGAGCTTGGGTTTTGGATTTTTCATTGGCTTTTGGGGCCTTTTAGGGCCGTTATTGTTTTGGAGGTGTTGGAGAATTGCTTATCTCAGATTCTTGAACAAAGTAGCAGACTACATATATGTAATGGTGGCATTGAATATGCGTAGGTTCCACAATTGA
- the LOC130982802 gene encoding receptor-like protein EIX2 isoform X1, with amino-acid sequence MSNHFLKWVYALLVVLIMLYYAGLIHGEVTCIENERQALLRFKQGIDDPWDMLSTWRDNDCCKWQRITCSNQTAHVLRLYLRGSNSHYLSGQPNISTLIDLQNLQHLDLSSNSFLDSNISEHIGLLTKLRHLNLSYFEFHGSIPYQLGKLTHLQYLDLSYNYVDGVIPYQLKHLRQLQYLSLRGYLELSGAIPFQSGDLLLLHTLKLGGDFDLETKGAEWVSNLSFLNTPDLTSMSLGNSHKWLQMIRKHIPNLTELRLSDCSLSDNDVQLLFHIHSNYSSTTPLTILDFSYNMLTSSTFQLLSNLSFNLRELYLSSNNIVLSQSHYPNFPSLVSLDLSYNNLTSLVFQGNFNFGSNLEMLDLSNCSLTDTSFLVSTTSIVNSSSSLVSLNLNFNLLTSSNIFHWIFNFTANLHTLSVGYNLLEGPAPLGFDKAMKSLEYLYLSDNNLQGEIPHFFGNICTLQSLFLSYNNLSGDFSRFIQNSSWCNRHIFQELYLSYNQITGVIPKSIRVFSELEYLSLEGNSLKGEITESHLTSFSKLKKLVLSYNSLSLKFVPRWIPPFQLISLSLASCKLGPNFPSWLHTQNHLDYLDISDAGIHGSVPEWFWYKFQVVGYYLNMSHNNFLGAIPSLPPRLSVPGAYIDLSSNQFEGTIPSFLQHASWLILSENKFSDVSSLLCDNSTTATSSLVSLDLTNNQINGQLPDCWGSVNTLLFLDLSNNNLSGKIPPSMGSLNKLEALVLRNNSLMGELPSSLKNCTNLFVLDVAKNLLSGPIPFWIGDNLQQLILLSMSENHFSGNLSMNLCHLEHIQVLDLSRNKLSDGIPTCIKNFTAISKRRINITQVWSRTHFYGSGSLGQYIVNITLIWKGVENWFKDPEFSLKAIDLSGNHLTGEIPKEIGYLVGLNELNLSRNNLKGEIPSEIGNLTSLDSLDLSRNDLCGRIPSSLSQIDGIGVLDLSYNNLSGRIPSGGHMDTFGASFFEGNPNLCGEQLNKTCPEDMTPTKPQEPTTHDDADDNSDFYEALYMSLGFGFFIGFWGLLGPLLFWRCWRIAYLRFLNKVADYIYVMVALNMRRFHN; translated from the coding sequence ATGAGCAATCACTTTCTGAAATGGGTTTATGCATTATTAGTGGTGCTTATTATGTTGTATTATGCAGGATTAATCCATGGGGAAGTCACATGCATAGAGAATGAGAGGCAAGCACTCCTCCGCTTCAAACAAGGCATAGATGATCCCTGGGACATGCTGTCAACATGGAGGGACAATGATTGTTGCAAATGGCAGCGAATTACATGCAGCAACCAAACTGCTCATGTACTCCGCCTTTATCTCCGTGGATCAAATTCACATTATTTATCTGGTCAACCCAATATCTCCACCTTGATTGACTTGCAAAATCTTCAACATTTAGATCTCAGTTCCAATAGTTTTCTTGATAGTAATATCTCAGAACACATTGGCTTGTTGACCAAGCTTCGACATCTCAATCTGTCAtatttcgagtttcatgggagTATTCCTTATCAACTAGGCAAGCTTACACATTTACAGTATTTGGATCTCAGCTACAACTATGTTGATGGAGTTATCCCATATCAACTCAAACACTTGAGACAACTACAATATCTCAGTCTTCGAGGGTATCTTGAACTTTCAGGAGCAATCCCTTTTCAAAGTGGTGATCTTCTATTGCTGCACACTCTCAAGCTCGGTGGTGACTTTGATCTTGAAACTAAAGGTGCAGAATGGGTGTCTAATCTCTCCTTTTTAAATACTCCTGACCTCACGTCAATGAGTCTTGGCAACTCCCACAAGTGGCTTCAAATGATTCGTAAGCATATTCCAAACTTAACAGAGCTGAGGTTGTCGGATTGTAGTCTTTCTGATAATGATGTTCAACTTTTGTTTCATATTCATTCTAACTATTCTTCCACTACTCCCCTTACCATCCTTGATTTCTCTTATAATATGTTGACATCATCCACATTTCAGTTGTTGTCCAACCTCAGCTTTAACCTTCGGGAGCTTTATCTTTCATCTAATAATATTGTTTTGTCACAATCTCATTACCCAAACTTTCCTTCTCTAGTGAGCCTTGACCTTTCTTATAATAATCTCACTTCATTAGTGTTTCAAGGAAATTTCAACTTCGGCTCCAACCTTGAAATGCTTGATTTGTCAAATTGCAGTCTTACGGATACAAGTTTTCTCGTGTCAACTACTTCCATTGTgaattcttcatcttctcttgtTAGCCTTAATCTCAACTTTAACCTGTTGACATCATCAAACATATTTCACTGGATCTTCAACTTCACAGCCAATCTTCACACCCTTTCTGTTGGTTACAACTTGTTAGAAGGTCCTGCTCCACTAGGTTTTGACAAAGCAATGAAATCTCTTGAATATCTCTATCTCTCTGATAACAATCTGCAAGGAGAGATTCCCCATTTCTTTGGAAACATTTGCACACTACAATCACTCTTCTTGTCATATAACAACTTGAGTGGGGACTTTTCAAGATTCATTCAAAATTCATCATGGTGCAACAGACACATATTTCAGGAGCTATACTTGTCTTACAATCAAATCACTGGCGTGATACCTAAAAGCATCAGAGTGTTTTCTGAGTTGGAATATCTGTCCCTAGAAGGGAATTCTTTGAAGGGTGAAATTACTGAATCACATCTCACAAGCTtttccaaattaaaaaaattggtgttgTCTTACAACTCATTATCTCTAAAGTTTGTCCCCAGATGGATTCCTCCTTTTCAGTTAATATCTTTGAGTCTAGCATCTTGCAAGTTGGGTCCTAACTTTCCAAGTTGGCTACACACTCAAAATCACTTAGATTATCTGGATATTTCTGATGCGGGGATTCATGGGTCTGTACCAGAGTGGTTTTGGTATAAGTTCCAAGTGGTAGGATATTATTTGAATATGTCCCACAACAATTTTCTAGGTGCTATTCCAAGTTTACCACCAAGGTTATCCGTCCCCGGAGCATATATAGATTTGAGTTCAAATCAATTTGAGGGTACAATTCCATCGTTTTTGCAGCATGCATCGTGGTTGATTCTCTctgaaaataaattttcagaTGTGTCATCACTGTTGTGTGACAACAGCACTACTGCTACAAGCTCGCTCGTCAGTCTAGATTTAACAAACAATCAAATAAATGGACAACTTCCAGATTGTTGGGGATCTGTAAACACATTATTGTTTCTTGATCTAAGCAATAATAATTTGTCAGGGAAGATCCCACCATCCATGGGCTCCCTTAACAAATTGGAAGCTTTGGTCTTAAGAAACAATAGCTTGATGGGAGAACTACCTTCAAGTCTTAAGAATTGCACCAATTTATTTGTGTTGGACGTGGCAAAAAATTTGTTGTCTGGGCCAATTCCCTTTTGGATTGGTGACAACCTTCAACAATTGATTCTCTTGAGCATGTCAGAAAATCACTTCTCTGGAAATCTTTCTATGAATCTCTGTCACTTAGAGCACATACAAGTGCTGGATCTTTCCAGAAACAAACTATCAGATGGAATTCCAACCTGCATCAAGAATTTCACTGCAATATCCAAAAGGAGGATTAACATAACTCAAGTTTGGAGTCGTACTCACTTTTACGGATCTGGTAGTCTTGGTCAGTACATTGTTAACATAACTTTAATCTGGAAAGGTGTGGAAAACTGGTTCAAGGATCCAGAGTTTAGTCTTAAGGCCATTGATCTCTCTGGTAATCATTTAACCGGTGAAATTCCAAAAGAGATTGGATATTTGGTCGGATTAAATGAACTGAATTTATCAAGAAATAATCTAAAAGGAGAGATTCCTTCAGAAATTGGAAATCTAACTTCTCTGGATTCCCTTGACCTATCAAGAAATGATTTGTGTGGTAGAATTCCTTCAAGTCTGTCCCAAATTGATGGGATTGGTGTGTTAGACTTGTCATACAACAATCTTTCTGGAAGAATCCCATCAGGAGGACACATGGATACCTTTGGAGCCTCTTTCTTTGAAGGAAATCCTAATCTGTGTGGTGAGCAACTCAACAAAACTTGTCCAGAAGACATGACACCAACAAAGCCACAAGAACCAACAACACATGATGATGCAGATGACAATTCAGATTTTTATGAAGCATTATACATGAGCTTGGGTTTTGGATTTTTCATTGGCTTTTGGGGCCTTTTAGGGCCGTTATTGTTTTGGAGGTGTTGGAGAATTGCTTATCTCAGATTCTTGAACAAAGTAGCAGACTACATATATGTAATGGTGGCATTGAATATGCGTAGGTTCCACAATTGA
- the LOC130980136 gene encoding PH, RCC1 and FYVE domains-containing protein 1-like, protein MADLASIGNADRDIDQALVALKRGSQLLKYGRKGKPKFCPFRLSNDESTLIWISSSEERRLKLSSVSRIIPGQRTAVFQRYLRPEKDYLSFSLIYNNGKRSLDLICKDKVEAEAWIAGLKALITSGRGGRSKIDGWSDGGLNFDDSRDLTSNSASESSASTSLDISSPDIPVSLLNTSPKTFRPDNTLNSEKSHAPSDPINMQVKGSSSDTFRVSVSSAPSTSSHGSAPDDYEALGDVYIWGEVICENVVKVGADKSINYFSPRADVLLPRPLESNVVLDVHHIACGVRHASLVTRQGEVFTWGEESGGRLGHGVGKNVVQPRLVEALASSTIDFVACGEFHSCAVTMAGELYTWGDGTHNAGLLGHGTDVSHWIPKRIAGPLEGLQVAFVACGPWHTALITSTGQLFTFGDGTFGVLGHGDRENVSYPREVDSLSGLRTIAVACGVWHTAAVVEVIVTQSSSSISSGKLFTWGDGDKNRLGHGDKEARLKPTCVSALIDYNFHKIACGHSLTVGLTTSGRVFTMGSTVYGQLGNPQSDGKLPCLVEDKISVESIDEIACGAYHVAVLTSKNEVFTWGKGANGRLGHGDVEDRKIPTLVEALKDRHVKYIACGSNYSAAICLHKWVSGAEQSQCSACRQAFGFTRKRHNCYNCGLVHCHSCSSRKALRAALAPNPGKPYRVCDSCFAKLNKVAEASNSNRRNTLPRLSGENKDRLEKSDLKLSKALVPSNMDLIKQLDSKAAKQGKKADTFSLVRTSQAPSLLQLKDVVLATAVDLKRTAPRPVVAPSGVSSRSVSPFSRRPSPPRSATPIPTTSGLSFSKSIADSLKKTNELLNQEVQKLRSQVESLKQRCELQELELQRSNKKTQDAMAMAAEESAKCKAAKEVIKSLTAQLKGFAEKLPPGAYDAENIKPAYLPNSIEPNGIHLPDSNGGHHSRAESISGSSLASTAFESSLLNRTVGNFPGTYGSTLDQQNRASVTSNGSDNYPDARLSNGGGSMSDTVDGRDSGNFHDDESGLRSRNAGLSTNSNQIEAEWIEQYEPGVYITLVALRDGTRDLKRVRFSRRRFGEHQAETWWSENRDKVYERYNVRSADKSSNQAGAPHRTEGAGSLVSQS, encoded by the exons ATGGCAGATCTTGCTAGCATAGGGAATGCCGACCGTGACATCGACCAG GCATTGGTTGCTTTGAAAAGGGGTTCTCAATTACTTAAATATGGTCGTAAGGGAAAGCCCAAGTTTTGTCCATTTAGACTTTCCAAT GATGAATCAACTTTAATCTGGATTTCTAGTAGTGAAGAAAGACGTCTGAAGCTGTCTTCTGTCTCAAGAATTATTCCTGGGCAAAGAACT GCTGTTTTTCAACGTTACCTGCGTCCTGAGAAGGACTATTTATCTTTTTCACTAATTTATAATAACGGAAAGCGGTCCCTTGATTTG ATTTGCAAAGATAAAGTTGAGGCAGAGGCGTGGATTGCTGGTCTTAAAGCACTGATAACTTCTGGTCGAGGTGGTCGATCCAAAATTGATGGATGGAGTGACGGTGGCCTCAATTTTGAT GATAGTAGAGATCTGACATCAAATAGTGCAAGTGAAAGTTCAGCGAGTACTTCCCTAGACATCAGTTCTCCTGACATTCCTGTGAGTCTTCTGAACACTTCACCAAAGACATTCCGACCTGACAATACCCTGAATTCTGAGAAATCACATGCACCATCAGACCCAATAAATATGCAAGTAAAAGGATCTAGTTCAGATACTTTTCGTGTTAGTGTTTCAAGTGCTCCTAGCACATCCAGTCATGGATCTGCACCAGATGACTATGAAGCTCTAGGGGATGTATACATATGGGGTGAGGTTATCTGTGAAAACGTTGTGAAAGTTGGTGCTGATAAAAGTATCAATTATTTCAGTCCGAGGGCAGATGTGCTTCTACCAAGACCACTTGAATCCAATGTAGTTTTAGATGTGCATCATATAGCATGTGGCGTTAGACATGCTTCTCTAGTCACCAGACAAGGTGAAGTTTTTACATGGGGAGAAGAATCAGGAGGACGCCTTGGCCATGGTGTTGGGAAGAACGTGGTTCAACCTCGCCTTGTCGAAGCATTAGCTTCTTCAACCATTGATTTCGTTGCCTGTGGAGAGTTCCATTCTTGTGCTGTAACAATGGCCGGGGAACTATATACATGGGGTGATGGTACTCATAATGCTGGGCTTCTTGGTCATGGCACTGATGTTAGTCATTGGATACCAAAGAGGATTGCTGGTCCATTAGAGGGACTTCAAGTTGCTTTCGTCGCTTGTGGTCCATGGCACACGGCCTTGATAACTTCTACTGGGCAACTCTTTACGTTTGGTGATGGAACGTTCGGTGTCTTGGGCCATGGAGACAGGGAAAATGTTTCATATCCTAGAGAAGTAGACTCCTTATCAGGGTTGAGGACCATAGCTGTTGCATGTGGAGTGTGGCATACTGCAGCGGTTGTAGAGGTTATTGTGACACAATCCAGTTCGAGTATATCATCTGGTAAATTGTTTACCTGGGGTGATGGAGACAAAAATCGCCTAGGACATGGGGATAAGGAGGCACGACTTAAACCAACTTGTGTTTCTGCGCTTATCGACTACAATTTTCATAAAATTGCATGCGGGCACAGTTTGACAGTGGGTCTGACAACATCTGGACGTGTTTTTACGATGGGAAGCACTGTTTATGGTCAGCTTGGGAATCCCCAGTCTGATGGGAAGCTTCCATGCTTGGTCGAAGACAAGATTTCCGTGGAATCGATTGATGAAATTGCATGTGGTGCATATCATGTTGCCGTTTTAACATCAAAAAATGAAGTTTTTACTTGGGGGAAGGGTGCAAATGGGAGATTGGGTCATGGAGATGTCGAAGATCGAAAAATACCTACTTTGGTTGAAGCATTGAAGGATAGACATGTGAAATATATTGCATGTGGTTCAAACTACTCCGCTGCCATATGCCTTCATAAGTGGGTATCCGGTGCCGAACAGTCTCAATGCTCGGCTTGTAGACAGGCATTTGGGTTCACTAGAAAGAGGCACAATTGTTATAATTGTGGACTTGTACATTGCCATTCATGCAGCTCACGGAAAGCATTAAGGGCGGCCTTGGCTCCAAATCCTGGCAAGCCTTATCGAGTTTGTGATTCTTGTTTTGCAAAACTGAACAAGGTTGCAGAAGCTAGCAACAGTAATAGGAGAAATACTCTGCCTCGTCTGTCAGGTGAAAACAAAGACAGGTTGGAAAAATCAGACCTGAAATTGTCGAAAGCACTGGTTCCTTCCAATATGGATTTGATAAAGCAGCTAGATAGTAAGGCAGCCAAACAAGGGAAGAAAGCAGATACATTCTCGCTTGTTCGCACCTCACAAGCACCTTCATTGCTACAGTTGAAAGATGTTGTCTTGGCAACTGCTGTTGATCTGAAGCGTACAGCGCCTAGACCAGTGGTTGCACCTTCTGGAGTAAGTTCCAGGTCTGTGTCACCTTTCTCTAGAAGACCAAGCCCCCCTCGATCGGCTACACctattccaacaacatcaggaCTTTCCTTCTCCAAGAGCATTGCTGATAGTTTGAAGAAAACAAATGAACTTTTAAATCAGGAAGTGCAAAAGTTACGTTCTCAG GTTGAAAGCCTGAAACAGAGATGTGAATTGCAAGAATTAGAGCTTCAGCGGTCAAACAAAAAGACTCAAGATGCTATGGCAATGGCTGCTGAGGAATCTGCTAAATGTAAAGCTGCAAAAGAAGTTATAAAGTCACTTACGGCACAG CTCAAAGGTTTTGCTGAGAAGCTCCCACCGGGAGCGTATGATGCCGAGAACATCAAACCAGCTTACCTACCAAACAGTATTGAGCCAAATGGTATCCACCTTCCAGATTCAAATGGTGGGCACCACTCGAGGGCCGAATCAATCAGTGGCTCTAGTTTGGCCTCTACAGCATTCGAATCCTCTCTGCTCAATAGAACTGTGGGGAACTTTCCAGGAACCTATGGATCTACTCTGGACCAGCAAAACCGAGCCAGTGTGACATCCAATGGTTCAGACAACTACCCAGATGCTAGATTGTCAAATGGTGGCGGCAGCATGTCTGATACTGTTGACGGTAGGGATTCGGGGAATTTCCATGATGACGAGAGTGGTTTAAGATCAAGGAATGCAGGACTGTCTACTAATAGCAATCAGATTGAGGCAGAATGGATTGAACAGTATGAACCTGGTGTCTATATAACACTTGTTGCGCTGCGCGACGGAACAAGAGATTTGAAGCGAGTTCGTTTCAG CCGGAGAAGATTCGGAGAGCATCAAGCAGAGACTTGGTGGTCAGAGAACCGGGACAAGGTATACGAAAGGTACAATGTTCGTAGCGCAGACAAGTCTTCCAACCAAGCGGGGGCGCCGCATAGGACAGAAGGTGCTGGTTCTCTTGTTTCTCAATCATAG